A region of uncultured Carboxylicivirga sp. DNA encodes the following proteins:
- a CDS encoding cellulase family glycosylhydrolase, with translation MENPKRYKKTSSTNPIYFSWFLLILFLFSGCEKDEIKQTLTVTPTKISIPADGGSNSFNIKTNSPSWQIYNSNAEEIELSNDQGTSSVESIVVNVTGRTLINRYDTLLISAGTADPVKVIVQQPSSEYLYSLQSDLAKIDFIEKNISGSFTITSTAPLWTIQKSANWVVLDGTSGGEGETQIQIAVDALSGTNERSTSLIISGENANSIEITITQKAGLYPDYNTTPIAPDQTGMESSALQLASKIKIGWNIGNTLEAIGGETAWGNPMVTEELIKLVKSNGFNAIRIPCSWNQYLENAETAKIKSVWLDRVKEVVKYCVDNDMYAVLNIHWDGGWMENNCTIEAQYENNAKQKAFWQQIATHLRDFDEHLIFAGANEPNVENETQMNVLMSYHQTFIDAVRATGGKNAYRVLVVQGPSTDIEKTNQLMTSMPEDIVDDRLMAEIHYYTPYQFCLMTEDANWGKMFYFWGANYHSTNLTNRNANWGEEDDIEELFGLMKSQFVDKGIPVILGEFAAIKRTFLTGDDLQLHLNSRAYYLKYVAYQAKLHGMLPFYWDAGNMGENASALFNRQNNSVFDQQALDALMTGIE, from the coding sequence ATGGAAAATCCAAAACGATACAAGAAAACCAGTTCTACTAATCCAATATATTTCTCCTGGTTTCTGCTGATTCTATTCCTCTTTTCAGGATGCGAGAAAGATGAAATCAAGCAAACATTAACGGTAACTCCAACCAAAATTAGCATACCTGCAGATGGAGGAAGTAATTCCTTTAATATCAAAACAAATTCGCCATCCTGGCAAATATATAATTCTAATGCTGAAGAAATTGAACTTTCAAATGATCAGGGTACCAGTTCGGTAGAAAGTATCGTTGTTAATGTTACAGGCAGAACACTGATTAATCGTTACGATACACTACTTATTTCAGCAGGTACTGCTGATCCTGTAAAAGTAATTGTCCAACAACCATCGTCGGAATACTTGTACTCGCTTCAATCTGATTTGGCAAAGATTGATTTTATTGAGAAGAATATATCAGGCTCGTTTACTATTACATCAACAGCTCCATTATGGACTATTCAAAAATCTGCAAATTGGGTAGTGTTAGATGGCACATCAGGAGGTGAAGGTGAAACACAAATACAAATTGCAGTTGATGCATTATCGGGAACAAATGAACGCTCAACTTCTTTGATTATTTCGGGCGAAAATGCTAATTCGATAGAGATAACTATCACCCAGAAAGCAGGATTATACCCTGATTATAATACCACACCAATAGCCCCGGATCAGACTGGAATGGAGAGTTCAGCATTACAATTGGCTTCCAAAATTAAAATAGGATGGAATATTGGAAACACATTAGAAGCAATTGGTGGAGAAACGGCCTGGGGTAATCCTATGGTTACTGAAGAGTTGATAAAACTGGTAAAATCCAATGGTTTTAATGCCATTCGTATACCGTGTTCGTGGAATCAGTATTTAGAAAATGCAGAGACGGCTAAAATCAAATCTGTTTGGTTGGATAGAGTAAAAGAGGTGGTTAAGTACTGCGTTGATAATGATATGTATGCTGTACTTAATATCCATTGGGATGGTGGATGGATGGAGAATAATTGCACTATAGAGGCGCAATATGAGAATAATGCCAAACAAAAGGCTTTCTGGCAGCAGATTGCAACACATCTTCGTGATTTTGATGAACATCTGATTTTTGCAGGAGCCAATGAACCCAATGTCGAAAATGAAACCCAGATGAATGTTCTGATGTCGTATCATCAGACCTTTATTGATGCTGTAAGGGCAACCGGAGGGAAGAATGCATATCGGGTATTAGTGGTTCAGGGACCTTCCACCGATATTGAAAAAACAAATCAGCTAATGACATCAATGCCTGAGGATATTGTTGATGATCGATTAATGGCTGAAATTCATTACTACACACCTTATCAGTTCTGTTTGATGACAGAAGATGCCAATTGGGGCAAGATGTTTTATTTCTGGGGAGCAAATTATCATTCAACAAATTTAACAAACCGAAATGCCAACTGGGGTGAAGAGGACGACATTGAAGAATTATTTGGTTTGATGAAAAGTCAATTTGTTGACAAAGGAATTCCTGTGATATTAGGCGAGTTTGCAGCTATCAAAAGAACTTTTCTAACAGGTGATGATCTGCAGTTACATCTCAACTCGAGGGCTTATTACTTGAAATATGTTGCATATCAGGCTAAATTACATGGAATGCTTCCATTTTACTGGGATGCCGGTAATATGGGTGAAAATGCCTCAGCACTTTTCAACAGACAAAATAATTCAGTCTTTGATCAGCAGGCTCTTGATGCTCTTATGACAGGAATAGAATAA
- a CDS encoding TetR/AcrR family transcriptional regulator has protein sequence MDRRIQKSRQVIFDTFTDLMEKNTFQKISIKMITDTANVNRGTFYLHFKDKNDLRDQCIEMHLDIILTLCTGNHGGGFTSKNAMLSTFEYLEEHSSFYRVMLTGDDNAYFRKKMEEILHIGLSEYFENKKFKDNLDKTVATQFIVCAGAGLIEWWLTNKNDYNSDYLVNQFWEILNSFR, from the coding sequence ATGGACAGACGTATTCAAAAATCGAGACAAGTCATATTCGATACCTTTACAGATTTAATGGAGAAAAATACATTTCAGAAAATATCCATTAAAATGATTACCGATACTGCTAATGTCAATCGGGGCACTTTTTATCTTCACTTTAAAGACAAAAACGATTTGCGCGACCAATGTATCGAAATGCATCTGGATATCATTTTGACTCTGTGTACCGGAAATCATGGTGGCGGTTTTACATCGAAAAATGCAATGCTATCAACATTTGAGTACTTAGAGGAACATAGTTCATTTTATCGGGTCATGCTTACTGGCGATGACAATGCCTATTTTCGTAAAAAGATGGAAGAAATACTTCATATCGGATTGAGTGAATATTTTGAAAATAAAAAGTTCAAAGACAATCTTGATAAGACAGTAGCTACCCAGTTTATTGTTTGCGCCGGGGCAGGATTAATTGAATGGTGGTTAACAAATAAAAATGATTACAATTCAGACTATTTAGTCAATCAGTTTTGGGAAATCCTTAATTCATTTAGATAA
- a CDS encoding family 43 glycosylhydrolase, whose translation MIKSFSKLLLIIQLLCWVSITDAQNKSQSDNQYTNPIFAGDYPDPSILVDGEDYYMVHSSFEYYPGLLIWHSTDLNNWTPVVNSLQKYVGSVWAPDLVKYDDKYYIYFPASNTNYVIWADQIEGPWSDPVELDITMIDPGHVVDDEGNRYLYFSSGSYVPLTRDGLTIDGPVVHSYGGWEIPREWSIECFCMEGPKLFKRGEYYYLTVAEGGTAGPATGHMVVSARSKSPLGPWENSPYNPVLRTQSKDERWWSLGHSTPFEDAYGDWWMVLHGYENGYYNMGRQTMLSPIEWTADGWYKIPEGYTVETPVKKPKGKKSKDAFSLSDNFSGNKLNPSWKFFKEGNPDRYEVKNNSVIITGKSDNVAACSPMLCIPEDHSYIAQVEMELVGEAIGGLVLFYNERAFSGILADKENVLANLRGWQFVTEPNVLNRKVYLRLKNYEHTVDMFYCTDGKNWIKIENSFNSEAYHHNVLSGFMSLRIGLCSMGEGKVIFKNFEYQPLK comes from the coding sequence ATGATTAAGAGTTTTAGTAAGTTATTGCTGATTATTCAGTTGCTGTGTTGGGTTTCTATAACAGATGCACAGAATAAGAGTCAATCAGATAATCAATATACAAATCCCATTTTTGCAGGTGATTACCCCGATCCCAGTATTCTGGTTGATGGAGAAGACTATTATATGGTCCATTCCTCTTTTGAATATTATCCGGGATTGTTAATCTGGCATTCCACTGATTTAAATAACTGGACCCCTGTGGTCAATAGCCTTCAGAAATATGTTGGATCGGTTTGGGCTCCCGATCTGGTAAAATATGATGATAAATACTATATCTATTTTCCGGCTTCCAATACTAATTATGTTATTTGGGCCGATCAGATTGAAGGACCCTGGAGCGATCCGGTTGAATTGGATATAACCATGATTGATCCCGGCCATGTGGTGGATGATGAAGGTAACAGATACCTGTATTTTAGCAGTGGCAGTTATGTACCCTTAACCCGCGATGGTTTAACCATAGATGGTCCGGTAGTTCATAGTTATGGAGGTTGGGAAATTCCAAGAGAATGGTCTATCGAGTGTTTTTGTATGGAAGGTCCTAAGTTATTTAAAAGGGGAGAATACTATTACCTCACGGTTGCTGAAGGAGGAACAGCTGGTCCCGCAACAGGACATATGGTAGTTTCAGCTCGTTCTAAATCACCTTTGGGGCCCTGGGAGAATTCTCCTTACAATCCTGTATTACGAACACAAAGTAAAGATGAGAGGTGGTGGTCATTAGGGCATTCCACTCCTTTTGAGGATGCCTATGGTGATTGGTGGATGGTACTACATGGTTACGAAAACGGATATTACAATATGGGGCGCCAAACGATGCTTTCACCCATCGAATGGACTGCTGATGGCTGGTATAAAATACCTGAAGGATATACGGTTGAAACTCCGGTAAAGAAGCCAAAAGGAAAGAAAAGTAAGGATGCATTCTCTTTGTCAGATAACTTTTCTGGCAATAAACTGAATCCATCCTGGAAGTTTTTTAAAGAAGGTAATCCTGACAGGTATGAGGTGAAAAACAATAGTGTAATAATCACTGGTAAAAGTGATAATGTTGCGGCTTGTTCACCAATGTTATGTATCCCTGAAGATCATTCATATATTGCACAGGTGGAAATGGAATTAGTAGGTGAGGCAATCGGTGGTTTGGTCTTGTTTTATAATGAAAGGGCATTTTCAGGAATTTTGGCTGATAAGGAAAATGTATTAGCTAATTTACGGGGATGGCAGTTTGTTACAGAACCCAATGTTTTAAATCGAAAAGTATATTTAAGATTGAAAAACTATGAACATACTGTAGATATGTTTTACTGTACTGATGGAAAGAACTGGATAAAAATTGAAAATTCCTTTAATTCAGAAGCCTATCATCACAATGTGTTAAGTGGATTTATGAGTTTGCGAATAGGTTTATGTTCTATGGGTGAAGGAAAGGTAATTTTTAAGAATTTTGAATATCAACCATTAAAATAA
- a CDS encoding nucleoside hydrolase-like domain-containing protein, translated as MSESFAKKKRIRNNRPRVIVTTDGEADDRASMVRFLLTCNEFDVEGIINSSSQFHWVGGQGWNAFHPVEWVKEYIELYGEVYDNLRLHSPDYPSPDYLLSRWKVGNIESVGEDDIRTEGAELIAKVLLDKTDDRPVWLQAWGGCNTISCALKIIQEDYPERMEEAAAKMRLFLIWEQDQTYQDYIRPNWEKFNIPTIISDQFDCMAYIWPKVLPSEVKSYFETDWMKKNILTNHGPLCSIYENNAGAFNAEGDTPSFLHSIPTGLRNMENPGYGGWGGRYVPVRNNVWMDPLPGAGYKHADGQISIHNSWSKMMENWNQADEVIMRTEYFKPIWRWLPAIQNDFAARAEWCVKDYASANHHPVIGLKKTPLKIKAKAGSTIKLDASGSEDPDGDKLHFRWWHYYEAGTYVGKATEDFDSAKAKITVPDNAQPGETIHMICEVSDSGSPSLTRYQRVIITIID; from the coding sequence GTGTCAGAATCATTTGCTAAGAAAAAAAGAATAAGAAATAATCGGCCAAGAGTGATTGTGACTACCGACGGTGAAGCCGATGACAGGGCATCGATGGTGCGTTTTTTATTAACTTGCAATGAATTTGATGTTGAAGGGATCATCAATAGCAGTTCTCAGTTTCATTGGGTTGGAGGACAAGGATGGAATGCATTTCATCCTGTTGAATGGGTAAAAGAATATATCGAATTGTATGGAGAGGTTTACGATAACCTGAGGCTGCATTCACCTGATTATCCTTCTCCTGATTACTTGTTGAGTAGGTGGAAGGTTGGTAATATAGAAAGTGTTGGAGAGGATGATATAAGAACTGAAGGTGCCGAACTGATTGCAAAGGTTTTACTGGATAAAACTGATGATCGTCCAGTATGGTTGCAGGCCTGGGGTGGTTGTAATACGATATCGTGTGCATTAAAAATCATTCAGGAAGATTATCCTGAAAGGATGGAAGAAGCGGCTGCCAAAATGCGACTTTTTTTAATCTGGGAACAAGATCAGACCTATCAGGATTATATCCGACCTAACTGGGAAAAATTCAATATTCCTACAATCATTTCTGATCAGTTTGATTGTATGGCTTATATATGGCCCAAAGTTTTGCCCAGTGAAGTGAAAAGTTATTTTGAGACTGACTGGATGAAGAAAAATATCCTGACTAATCATGGTCCTTTATGCTCTATTTATGAAAATAATGCAGGAGCGTTCAATGCTGAAGGTGATACGCCATCTTTTTTACACAGTATTCCCACCGGACTTCGCAATATGGAGAACCCTGGTTATGGTGGATGGGGTGGCCGATATGTGCCGGTACGCAACAATGTTTGGATGGATCCATTACCTGGCGCCGGTTATAAACATGCTGACGGACAGATAAGTATTCATAATAGCTGGTCGAAAATGATGGAGAACTGGAATCAAGCGGATGAAGTGATCATGAGAACAGAATACTTCAAACCTATTTGGCGATGGTTGCCTGCCATACAGAACGATTTTGCTGCACGGGCCGAATGGTGTGTAAAAGATTATGCATCGGCCAATCATCATCCGGTGATTGGTTTAAAAAAGACACCATTGAAGATCAAAGCCAAAGCAGGATCTACAATAAAGTTGGATGCTTCCGGGTCAGAAGATCCTGATGGAGATAAGCTACACTTTAGATGGTGGCATTATTATGAGGCAGGTACCTATGTAGGAAAAGCCACAGAGGATTTCGATTCAGCAAAAGCAAAAATTACTGTGCCGGATAATGCACAACCTGGTGAAACTATTCATATGATATGTGAGGTTTCCGATTCGGGGAGCCCTTCATTAACAAGGTATCAACGGGTGATTATTACTATAATTGATTAA
- a CDS encoding SDR family oxidoreductase: MILITGATGNLGYLTITELLKLKPAKDIAVLVRKESEKSKALTALGVDVRIGDYSNYDSLLQAFEQIETLFFVSTHEAAQNLAVHGNVIKASIKSGVRRIVYTSTQGDKTQNTESSSSADLHAWTESEIKNSGLNYTILRNAPYMESLPLILGEKVLEIGFSMPAGDGKLSFAARTDMAIASAKVLNSEGHNNKTYEFGGTKSYGYKEILAILSDITNKELSYISPEPEIYKKQCEDAGIPEPFIAANLGFATQVKDGYFDHPTQDLAIILGREPVSVKTFLKKIYK, encoded by the coding sequence ATGATACTAATAACAGGTGCAACAGGAAATTTAGGTTATCTAACCATAACAGAATTATTGAAATTAAAACCGGCTAAAGATATTGCGGTTTTAGTAAGAAAAGAAAGTGAAAAATCGAAAGCTCTAACCGCTCTTGGTGTAGATGTAAGAATCGGAGACTATAGCAATTACGATTCTTTATTGCAAGCCTTTGAGCAAATTGAAACGTTGTTTTTTGTTTCAACACACGAGGCTGCACAAAATTTAGCTGTGCATGGGAATGTGATTAAGGCTTCGATTAAAAGTGGTGTAAGAAGAATTGTTTATACCAGTACCCAAGGGGATAAGACGCAAAATACAGAATCGAGTTCCTCTGCTGATTTACATGCCTGGACAGAAAGTGAGATTAAGAATTCAGGCTTAAATTATACCATTCTTCGAAATGCTCCATACATGGAATCATTACCGTTAATACTTGGTGAAAAAGTACTGGAAATAGGATTCTCCATGCCGGCAGGTGACGGAAAACTTTCATTCGCAGCAAGAACTGATATGGCTATTGCTTCAGCAAAGGTGTTGAATTCCGAAGGACACAACAATAAGACTTATGAATTTGGCGGAACTAAATCGTACGGATATAAGGAAATATTAGCGATTCTTTCAGATATTACAAACAAAGAACTTTCCTACATTTCACCAGAGCCAGAGATTTACAAGAAACAATGTGAAGATGCAGGAATTCCAGAACCATTTATTGCAGCAAATTTGGGATTTGCAACGCAAGTTAAAGATGGATATTTTGACCATCCAACACAGGATTTAGCTATAATATTAGGCAGAGAACCTGTTTCAGTTAAAACATTTTTAAAGAAAATCTACAAATAA
- a CDS encoding family 43 glycosylhydrolase, translating into MQIKHLVFIAIIFTACSVQKKENYQSIISGIPWYTEDGNNVSAHGANIIREGDRYYFFGEYKNNENNRFEGFSCYSSSDLMNWRFESIAMPPNKTGRLSGTECIGERPKVMKCPTTGEFIMYMHADSNHYRNPAVEYAVSKKITGPYEYKGRLMFGDTYIRRWDMGTFQDDDGTGYIIMHHGDIFKLADDYKTVVSQTLKHDTILRTESPAVFKCNGTYYWIGSGLTGWERNDNMYFTAKSLAGPWEMRGVIAPEGSLTWNSQSTYVFPVVGSETTTFIYMGDRWSFPKQRATATYVWQPLVFNGDEISMPAYHESWTIDVETGEWKDVPLKPDYEISNTDDAVKYEGSWEDTSGDNTKSKRANTKDAIISISFKGSRIALRGVASIDCGYGHVVIQNIKGEILHDTWIDMYSNKTVEGLQYLSPILPKGEYILTFSPTQSHWYWTEKSGKQWGSKDTFISFSKAWVF; encoded by the coding sequence ATGCAAATAAAACATCTGGTATTTATTGCCATCATTTTTACAGCTTGCTCTGTTCAAAAAAAGGAAAATTACCAATCAATAATTAGTGGTATACCTTGGTATACTGAGGATGGAAATAATGTTTCAGCTCATGGAGCAAATATTATAAGGGAGGGTGACAGATATTATTTCTTTGGTGAATATAAGAACAATGAAAATAATAGATTTGAGGGTTTTAGCTGCTATTCATCATCTGATTTGATGAATTGGAGGTTCGAAAGCATTGCAATGCCTCCAAATAAAACAGGAAGATTATCAGGTACTGAATGCATTGGAGAGCGTCCTAAAGTTATGAAATGTCCAACGACAGGAGAATTTATCATGTATATGCATGCCGACTCTAACCACTATAGAAATCCAGCTGTAGAATACGCTGTTTCCAAAAAAATTACAGGCCCATATGAATACAAAGGACGATTGATGTTTGGTGACACTTACATAAGACGTTGGGATATGGGAACATTTCAGGATGATGATGGTACAGGTTACATTATTATGCACCATGGTGATATTTTTAAATTGGCTGATGATTACAAGACTGTGGTATCACAGACATTAAAACATGACACAATACTCCGTACTGAATCACCAGCGGTTTTTAAATGCAATGGAACTTACTATTGGATTGGTTCTGGTTTAACAGGTTGGGAACGTAACGACAATATGTACTTTACCGCAAAATCTCTTGCAGGCCCTTGGGAAATGAGAGGAGTGATAGCACCTGAAGGTTCACTTACCTGGAATTCGCAATCTACTTATGTTTTTCCTGTGGTTGGGAGTGAAACTACAACATTCATTTATATGGGCGACCGATGGTCATTCCCTAAGCAACGTGCTACCGCAACTTATGTATGGCAACCACTGGTATTTAATGGCGATGAAATTTCGATGCCTGCGTATCATGAAAGTTGGACTATTGATGTTGAGACAGGTGAATGGAAAGACGTACCTCTAAAACCTGATTATGAAATATCAAACACTGATGATGCTGTAAAGTATGAAGGAAGCTGGGAAGATACCTCAGGTGACAACACAAAATCCAAACGAGCAAATACAAAGGATGCAATTATTTCAATTTCATTCAAAGGTTCAAGAATAGCATTGCGAGGTGTAGCCTCTATTGACTGTGGCTATGGTCATGTTGTAATTCAAAACATAAAAGGAGAGATTTTACACGATACATGGATAGATATGTATTCGAATAAAACAGTTGAAGGGTTGCAATATTTGAGTCCAATTCTACCCAAAGGAGAATATATTTTAACTTTTTCACCGACCCAATCACATTGGTACTGGACAGAAAAGTCAGGAAAACAATGGGGAAGTAAGGATACATTTATATCATTTAGTAAAGCTTGGGTGTTCTAG
- a CDS encoding glycoside hydrolase family 2 TIM barrel-domain containing protein, whose translation MIRRKQIVLLLLLIVFALISAKAQKIFITNTQNRDFTNLNGKWEYVLDPFKTGGMGGMAVYRNAVAKEKTDRVEYSFDKAQTLWVPGSWNIQEPVLTYFEGNIWYRRMFDMPDLSKNKRYFVNVGAANYITTVTFNGKELGKHEGGFTPFSFEVTDLVKETGNFLIIGVNASRRPDFIPAEVSDWFNHGGITRDVKLIEVPETFINNYFISLDKETLKSKTKRINGKLQIAGDVIPEKARIIIPELNVNHEINVNKQGDTNFSVDVKKLELWSPENPKLYKVIVEAGNDKVADEIGFRTIETKGKQILLNGNPVFLKGICLHDENPLRKDRANSVEDAELVLNWAQELGCNFIRLAHYPHQENIVRLADKKGILLWEELPLYWGIQWNNPEVLKKAKKQYTELINRDYNRASSIIWSIANETAPIPDRNAFLGELADYIRTIDDTRLLSAACKKDQELDGHPDSVYTYNDPIMDKLDVISFNEYLGWYGGNPDECRNKSFKMGQEKPVIVSEFGGGAIQGFHGDSLTRWSEEFQEYLYIESIDMFDKIDGLAGMAPWILVDFMSPLRQLQGVQDGWNRKGLISEKGQKKKAFYVLQKYYESK comes from the coding sequence ATGATTAGAAGAAAACAAATAGTTCTGTTGCTATTGTTGATAGTTTTTGCACTGATATCAGCAAAAGCCCAGAAAATCTTTATCACAAATACTCAAAACAGAGATTTTACCAATCTGAATGGTAAATGGGAGTATGTGTTAGATCCTTTTAAAACGGGCGGCATGGGCGGCATGGCTGTTTATCGCAATGCGGTTGCCAAAGAAAAAACAGATCGGGTAGAGTATAGTTTTGATAAGGCCCAGACTTTATGGGTACCCGGTAGCTGGAATATTCAGGAGCCTGTGTTGACTTATTTTGAAGGAAATATCTGGTATCGGAGAATGTTTGACATGCCGGATCTTTCGAAAAACAAACGCTATTTTGTTAATGTTGGTGCTGCCAACTATATAACAACAGTTACTTTTAACGGTAAAGAACTGGGAAAACACGAAGGAGGCTTCACACCTTTTAGTTTCGAAGTTACCGATTTAGTGAAGGAGACCGGTAACTTTTTAATTATTGGTGTTAATGCAAGCCGCAGACCTGATTTTATTCCTGCCGAAGTATCAGACTGGTTCAACCATGGGGGCATTACGCGTGATGTTAAACTTATTGAAGTGCCGGAAACTTTTATCAATAATTATTTCATATCGCTTGACAAGGAAACACTCAAGTCAAAGACAAAACGAATTAATGGTAAACTGCAGATAGCCGGTGATGTGATACCTGAAAAGGCACGTATTATTATTCCTGAGTTAAATGTCAATCACGAGATAAATGTAAACAAACAAGGAGATACTAACTTCTCGGTAGATGTGAAGAAACTGGAATTATGGTCACCCGAAAATCCAAAACTATACAAAGTAATTGTTGAAGCAGGCAATGATAAGGTAGCTGATGAAATCGGTTTCAGAACCATTGAAACAAAAGGGAAACAAATTCTTTTGAATGGAAATCCTGTGTTTCTGAAAGGTATTTGCCTCCACGATGAAAATCCACTTCGTAAAGACCGGGCCAATTCTGTTGAAGATGCTGAATTGGTTTTGAACTGGGCACAGGAATTAGGATGTAATTTTATACGCCTCGCACATTACCCGCATCAGGAGAATATTGTTCGACTGGCAGATAAAAAAGGGATTTTACTTTGGGAAGAGTTACCACTTTATTGGGGTATTCAGTGGAATAACCCCGAAGTGTTGAAGAAAGCAAAAAAGCAATATACCGAGTTGATCAATCGTGATTATAACCGTGCCAGTTCAATTATTTGGTCAATAGCCAATGAAACAGCACCCATACCTGATCGTAATGCCTTCCTGGGAGAACTGGCAGATTATATCCGTACCATTGATGATACCCGTTTGCTTTCTGCTGCTTGCAAGAAGGATCAGGAGCTGGATGGCCATCCTGATAGTGTTTATACCTATAACGATCCGATTATGGATAAGCTGGATGTTATAAGTTTTAATGAATACCTGGGATGGTATGGAGGTAATCCGGATGAATGCCGAAATAAATCATTTAAAATGGGGCAGGAGAAACCGGTTATCGTTAGTGAATTTGGCGGTGGTGCTATTCAGGGATTTCATGGTGACAGTCTAACCCGCTGGAGCGAAGAGTTTCAGGAATATTTGTATATCGAAAGCATTGATATGTTTGATAAAATTGACGGATTAGCTGGTATGGCCCCCTGGATTTTGGTTGATTTTATGTCACCACTGCGTCAGTTGCAGGGTGTTCAGGATGGATGGAACCGTAAAGGTTTAATCTCTGAAAAAGGACAGAAGAAAAAGGCCTTTTATGTGCTGCAAAAATATTATGAGAGTAAATAA
- a CDS encoding DsbA family oxidoreductase yields the protein MTNKNYKNRRVTVLVLIGCFALVTSAIALSKASNSEPISSDNSKVISKNGEMEHKSNMLIEVWSDYLCPWCYIGESNLENAIKESGINAKVVYKSFQSNPTLKGAFTVSEIAQQSGFSLKQAQEKSKYIEKMAQASNVELHMDKVIMANTLDAHRLAFMAKQKGFGKEVSKCLFEASYLEAKNIADENVLADIGSEFGIEREEMLEMLRTDKFKEEIQYEIKEGLNNGLQGVPYFVINKKYSLSGAQPKETFMDTFSEIIEKDGSYTSLINKSEAGYSCDENGCHVPQK from the coding sequence ATGACAAACAAAAATTATAAAAACAGAAGGGTCACAGTTCTTGTTTTAATAGGCTGTTTTGCGCTTGTTACAAGTGCAATAGCTTTGTCAAAAGCAAGTAACTCAGAGCCGATAAGCAGTGATAATAGTAAGGTGATATCAAAAAATGGAGAAATGGAACATAAATCAAACATGCTTATAGAAGTTTGGTCGGACTACCTGTGCCCGTGGTGCTATATTGGGGAGTCCAACCTTGAAAATGCAATCAAAGAATCGGGTATTAACGCTAAAGTAGTTTATAAAAGCTTTCAGTCTAACCCTACATTAAAGGGTGCTTTTACAGTAAGTGAAATTGCTCAACAAAGCGGATTTTCATTGAAGCAGGCTCAGGAAAAATCCAAATATATTGAAAAAATGGCTCAGGCTTCCAATGTAGAATTGCATATGGATAAAGTTATTATGGCTAATACCTTAGATGCGCACCGATTGGCATTTATGGCTAAACAAAAGGGATTTGGTAAGGAAGTATCGAAATGTCTTTTCGAAGCTTCATATCTGGAAGCAAAAAACATTGCTGATGAAAATGTTTTAGCCGATATAGGTTCAGAATTTGGAATTGAGCGAGAAGAGATGCTGGAGATGTTACGAACAGACAAATTTAAAGAAGAGATTCAATATGAAATAAAAGAAGGACTTAACAATGGTTTACAGGGAGTTCCATATTTTGTTATCAATAAAAAATATTCACTATCAGGAGCTCAACCTAAGGAAACTTTTATGGATACTTTTTCTGAAATAATAGAAAAGGATGGTTCATATACATCATTAATTAATAAAAGTGAGGCTGGATACTCTTGTGATGAAAATGGGTGTCATGTTCCTCAAAAATAA